The following are encoded together in the Vigna unguiculata cultivar IT97K-499-35 chromosome 2, ASM411807v1, whole genome shotgun sequence genome:
- the LOC114173865 gene encoding ABC transporter G family member 14 produces the protein MTEPHNSTVLSHPMQTNEQQQPFPKLIMYPITLKFEELVYKVKLEQKGGCWGSTWTCKEKTILNGITGVVCPGEILAMLGPSGSGKTTLLTALGGRLSGKLSGKITYNGQPFSGAMKRRTGFVAQDDVLYPHLTVTETLVFTALLRLPNSLSRDEKVQHVERVITELGLTRCRSSMIGGPLFRGISGGEKKRVSIGQEMLINPSLLLLDEPTSGLDSTTAQRILNTIKRLASGGRTVVTTIHQPSSRLYYMFDKVVLLSEGCPIYYGPASTALDYFSSVGFSTCVTVNPADLLLDLANGIAPDSKQATEQSEGLEQERKQVRESLISAYEKNIATGLKAEICSMEVNNQNISKDACARNSTKPEQWSTSWWHQFKVLLQRGVKERRYEAFNRLRIFQVVSVAFLGGLLWWHTPESHIEDRVALLFFFSVFWGFYPLYNAVFTFPQERRMLIKERSSGMYRLSSYFLARTIGDLPLELALPTAFVFIIYWMGGLKPDPVTFILSLLVVLYSVVVSQSLGLAFGAILMEIKQATTLASVTTLVFLIAGGYYIQQIPPFIVWLKYLSYSYYCYKLLLGVQYNDNDYYECSKGELCKVTDFPPIKSMGLNHLWVDVFIMALMLVGYRLVAYFALHRVR, from the exons ATGACTGAGCCCCATAACTCAACTGTCCTTTCTCATCCCATGCAAACCAATGAACAACAACAACCTTTTCCAAAACTCATTATGTACCCAATAACTCTGAAG TTTGAGGAACTGGTGTACAAAGTGAAACTAGAGCAGAAAGGAGGATGCTGGGGGAGTACATGGACTTGCAAGGAGAAGACCATACTGAATGGAATCACTGGTGTGGTGTGTCCAGGAGAAATACTAGCTATGTTGGGGCCATCAGGTAGTGGCAAAACCACACTTCTCACAGCACTTGGAGGCCGGCTCAGCGGCAAACTATCCGGTAAGATCACGTACAACGGGCAACCTTTCTCTGGTGCCATGAAGAGAAGAACAGGTTTTGTGGCTCAGGATGATGTGCTATACCCTCACCTGACTGTCACTGAAACTCTAGTGTTCACTGCACTTCTGAGGCTTCCCAACAGCTTGAGCAGAGATGAAAAGGTTCAACATGTAGAGAGAGTGATCACTGAGCTAGGACTGACTCGTTGCAGGAGCAGCATGATAGGTGGCCCACTTTTTAGAGGAATATCAGGaggagaaaaaaagagagtgagCATAGGCCAAGAAATGCTCATTAACCCAAGCCTCCTGTTGCTGGATGAGCCTACTTCAGGCTTGGATTCCACCACAGCACAAAGAATCCTCAACACAATCAAGCGTCTAGCTAGTGGGGGTAGAACTGTTGTCACCACCATTCACCAACCCTCTAGTAGGCTCTACTATATGTTTGATAAGGTGGTGCTGCTCTCTGAAGGCTGCCCCATCTATTATGGTCCTGCTTCAACTGCCTTGGACTACTTCTCTTCTGTTGGCTTTTCCACATGTGTGACTGTCAATCCAGCTGATCTCTTGCTTGATCTTGCCAACG GGATTGCCCCAGACTCCAAGCAAGCAACTGAACAAAGTGAGGGACTGGAACAAGAGAGGAAACAGGTGAGAGAATCTCTCATCTCTGCTTATGAGAAGAATATAGCTACGGGGCTGAAAGCTGAGATTTGCAGCATGGAAGTGAACAACCAAAATATCTCGAAAGATGCTTGTGCAA GAAATTCGACAAAGCCAGAACAATGGAGCACAAGCTGGTGGCATCAGTTCAAAGTACTATTACAAAGGGGAGTGAAGGAGCGAAGGTATGAAGCCTTCAACAGGCTGAGAATATTCCAAGTTGTAAGTGTCGCTTTTCTTGGTGGACTACTGTGGTGGCATACTCCGGAGTCACACATTGAAGATCGG GTTgccttgctctttttcttttctgttttctggGGATTCTACCCTCTCTACAATGCTGTTTTCACATTCCCTCAAGAGAGGAGAATGCTGATCAAGGAACGTTCGTCAGGAATGTATCGCCTTTCTTCCTACTTTCTTGCCAGAACAATAGGAGACTTGCCACTGGAGCTTGCACTTCCAACTGCGTTTGTTTTCATAATCTATTGGATGGGAGGGCTTAAACCTGATCCTGTGACTTTTATCCTTTCTCTTCTTGTGGTTCTCTACAGTGTTGTTGTCTCTCAAAGCCTTGGCCTAGCATTTGGTGCTATTTTGATGGAGATTAAACAGGCAACTACTCTAGCTTCTGTGACAACCCTTGTGTTTCTCATTGCTGGAGGGTACTATATACAACAGATTCCTCCATTCATTGTGTGGCTCAAGTACTTGAGCTATAGCTACTACTGTTACAAGCTGCTTTTAGGTGTCCAGTACAATGACAATGACTACTATGAATGTTCAAAGGGGGAGCTGTGCAAAGTGACAGATTTTCCTCCTATCAAATCAATGGGCTTGAATCATTTGTGGGTTGATGTGTTCATTATGGCCCTGATGTTGGTGGGTTATCGACTAGTTGCTTATTTTGCACTGCACAGAGTTAGGTAG
- the LOC114174607 gene encoding uncharacterized protein LOC114174607 — protein MAKWVGPDGPARQPDKKPRAGSRNSTRQPNTARPVKPAASLTLTHSVCAPHPPTHPISPSAHSLCLRFPFSGLASLPLTSPLATAKHTGHHVVVANHTRFSSPPPSHPPRVGYFEKTASTTTAKTAEPPSDCDWRTISTATTTTNTEIKSEETIMRPVSQKWGYIRIMAGTILGGILGFYVMHRVESNYKERMNERLRNYEAELRRKKDERLNEFEESSKF, from the exons ATGGCAAAATGGGTCGGGCCCGATGGACCGGCCCGCCAGCCCGACAAAAAACCACGGGCCGGGTCAAGAAATTCAACCCGCCAACCCAATACAGCCCGGCCCGTCAAGCCTGCTG CATCCCTCACACTCACACACTCTGTCTGCGCtccccacccacccacccacccaatCTCTCCCTCCGCGCACTCTCTCTGTTTGCGATTTCCATTCTCAGGGCTCGCTTCTCTTCCACTGACGTCGCCGCTGGCCACCGCGAAACACACAGGCCACCACGTCGTCGTCGCTAACCATACCCGCTTCTCTTCTCCTCCACCTTCACATCCACCACGCGTTGGCTATTTCGAGAAAACAGCGTCCACGACCACCGCGAAAACAGCGGAGCCACCGTCGGACTGTGATTGGCGGACGATTTCGACCGCCACGACCACCACGAACACAG AAATCAAGAGTGAAGAAACGATAATGAGACCTGTTTCTCAGAAATGGGGCTACATTCGAATCATGGCCGGTACAATCCTTGGAGGCATCCTCGGATTCTACGTTATGCACCGTGTTGAATCTAACTACAAG GAGAGAATGAACGAGAGGCTGAGAAACTATGAGGCTGAATTGAGGAGGAAGAAGGACGAGAGATTGAACGAGTTTGAGGAATCCTCcaagttttga